A portion of the Cellulophaga algicola DSM 14237 genome contains these proteins:
- a CDS encoding Dps family protein, translating to MKSETAEIGIKKSNRKAVVEMLEQLLADEFLMYTKYRNSHWNVEGPDFHTKHVFFEEEYGKLETILDAVAERIRMLGFYSPGTMKRFIELSHLEENGPKQNDSISFMEILLEDHQTVIAFIRKSISENAEEHNDEGTADFITGILQQHEEMAWMLRASVKKF from the coding sequence ATGAAATCAGAAACAGCAGAAATCGGAATTAAAAAATCAAATAGAAAAGCGGTAGTAGAAATGTTAGAGCAACTGCTAGCTGATGAATTTTTAATGTATACAAAATATAGAAATTCACATTGGAATGTAGAAGGTCCAGATTTTCACACAAAGCATGTATTTTTTGAAGAAGAATATGGTAAGTTAGAAACTATTTTAGACGCAGTGGCAGAACGTATCCGTATGTTAGGTTTCTATTCTCCAGGAACCATGAAACGTTTTATAGAGTTATCTCATTTAGAGGAAAACGGACCAAAACAAAACGATAGCATCAGTTTTATGGAGATATTGCTAGAAGACCATCAAACCGTAATCGCTTTTATTAGAAAAAGTATTAGTGAAAATGCAGAAGAGCACAATGATGAAGGTACAGCAGATTTTATTACAGGTATCTTACAGCAGCATGAAGAAATGGCTTGGATGTTAAGAGCATCAGTTAAAAAGTTCTAA
- a CDS encoding glucose 1-dehydrogenase codes for MQKPNNRLENQTCIVTGSSSGIGAAIAKSIAMEGANMVVNYHSSKEEAEEVAHWIKGNASCGDVIVVQCDVGKEGDVKNLYKQTISKFGTVDILVGNSGIQEDYALHEMPLSAWQNVIDTNLTGQFLCAKEALNEFMRRGMRPEISNSLGKIIHISSVHEIIPWAGHANYATTKGGLKMLMESICQEYAPKKVRCNSIAPGAIKTDINKDAWDTKEGLEKILKLIPYGRMGLPEDIGSVASWLASDEAEYVNGTTLFVDGGMTCYPGFSSNG; via the coding sequence ATGCAAAAACCAAATAATAGACTCGAAAATCAAACCTGCATCGTTACTGGATCTAGTTCTGGTATTGGAGCTGCCATAGCAAAATCTATTGCTATGGAGGGTGCCAATATGGTCGTAAATTATCATAGTAGTAAAGAAGAAGCGGAAGAAGTTGCGCATTGGATCAAAGGAAACGCTAGTTGCGGAGATGTCATTGTTGTTCAATGTGATGTGGGTAAGGAAGGTGATGTGAAAAATTTATATAAACAGACAATTTCCAAATTTGGCACTGTAGATATTTTGGTAGGTAACTCTGGCATACAAGAAGACTATGCCTTGCATGAAATGCCTTTAAGCGCATGGCAAAATGTTATTGACACTAATTTAACAGGACAATTTCTATGTGCTAAAGAAGCTTTAAATGAGTTTATGAGACGTGGCATGCGACCTGAAATTTCTAATTCTCTAGGCAAAATTATTCATATAAGTTCCGTTCATGAAATTATTCCGTGGGCAGGTCATGCTAATTACGCTACTACAAAAGGAGGCTTAAAAATGTTGATGGAAAGTATTTGCCAAGAATATGCTCCTAAAAAAGTACGCTGCAACTCCATTGCTCCAGGAGCTATAAAAACCGATATTAATAAAGACGCTTGGGATACGAAAGAAGGTTTAGAAAAGATATTGAAACTAATTCCTTATGGTCGTATGGGCTTACCAGAAGATATTGGCAGCGTAGCCAGTTGGTTAGCGTCTGATGAAGCTGAATATGTAAACGGCACCACCTTATTTGTGGATGGCGGAATGACCTGTTACCCAGGATTTTCTTCTAACGGATAA